The following coding sequences are from one Nonlabens arenilitoris window:
- a CDS encoding T9SS type B sorting domain-containing protein, whose amino-acid sequence MKNAFIIFLFFYSVIGYSQNPNDCTDAILLCGDTSFGISPSGIGVNEFAQTGNPVPTCFSFQTNQAWFRVEIQTTGTFSFALTPDTAQADYDFAVFGPVVDCDNLGAAIRCSSTNPRDAGVTGETGLNSIETDFTEGPGANGNGFLQELTVNAGEVYYVIVALAVGTGGFSISTGGTADLPPAPVANPLMDLEVCDNAGAQDGFREFDFSSLNSDVLLGQTNTTLTYHESLNDANIGINAITFPYTNISNPQDIYVRVIRNDSDCTDFTDFTILVDDPNIDTDIDPFIICSDNTTEPFDYNTVIDSILPNASSFNVTYHLTQIDAQDGLNPQSSMVTATTTEEFYFIRVVDPTGISCDYVLNTSVFVANPPAIATPVDLFLCDDDFDGFLNVALTDQNNEILNGLDPLLHQVTFYESAADRTAGQNVLSNSFTTTQNPQRIYVRVTETSTSCFNDVDYQITVRPRPVLQSQDDIIVCVDAVVPTTISVAAGFDFYEWNTGEMGATTNSININQPGDYTVTVTNNFGCESSLTITALPSDVATIDEIITQDFRSGDNTAQFIVSGPGDYEFSVDNGPFQDSNFFNGLYKGFHTVRIRDKNGCGTITEEFAVLDYQRFFTPNGDGFHDFWTLDGLTDYPNAIVFIYDRYGKLLHQMAPDGIGWDGTFINAPMPSSTYWFTIKIDGKPLVKGYFALKR is encoded by the coding sequence ATGAAAAACGCATTTATAATATTTCTCTTTTTTTATTCTGTTATAGGATATTCTCAAAACCCTAATGATTGTACAGACGCTATATTATTATGTGGTGATACTAGTTTTGGTATCAGTCCTTCTGGGATAGGAGTTAATGAATTTGCGCAAACTGGTAATCCTGTGCCTACTTGTTTCTCATTTCAGACTAATCAAGCTTGGTTTAGAGTAGAGATACAAACTACGGGTACTTTTAGTTTTGCATTAACACCAGATACGGCGCAAGCAGATTATGATTTTGCGGTTTTCGGGCCAGTAGTGGATTGTGATAATTTAGGCGCTGCGATACGTTGCTCTAGTACAAATCCGCGTGATGCAGGTGTAACCGGTGAAACTGGTTTAAACAGTATAGAAACAGATTTTACCGAAGGTCCAGGTGCAAATGGTAATGGTTTTTTACAAGAACTTACCGTTAATGCTGGCGAGGTATATTATGTGATTGTTGCACTTGCAGTAGGTACTGGTGGTTTCAGTATCAGTACTGGCGGTACTGCAGACTTGCCACCTGCACCAGTAGCAAATCCTCTAATGGATTTGGAAGTTTGCGATAATGCTGGTGCACAAGATGGCTTTAGAGAATTTGATTTTAGTTCATTAAACTCTGATGTGTTATTGGGTCAGACCAATACCACATTGACTTATCACGAATCACTAAACGATGCAAACATAGGAATCAATGCAATCACTTTTCCATATACTAATATTTCAAATCCGCAGGATATATATGTAAGAGTGATTAGAAACGATTCTGATTGTACGGATTTTACAGATTTTACCATATTAGTCGATGATCCCAATATTGATACAGATATAGATCCATTTATTATTTGTTCAGATAATACTACAGAACCATTTGATTACAATACGGTCATTGATTCTATATTACCCAATGCTAGTAGCTTTAATGTGACTTATCACCTAACGCAAATAGATGCGCAAGATGGTTTAAATCCTCAAAGCTCTATGGTAACCGCAACTACGACCGAAGAATTTTACTTTATTAGAGTTGTCGATCCTACTGGAATATCGTGTGATTATGTGTTGAATACATCAGTATTTGTAGCTAATCCACCTGCAATTGCGACACCTGTAGATTTATTTCTGTGTGACGACGACTTTGATGGTTTCTTAAATGTTGCCTTAACAGATCAAAATAATGAGATCTTAAATGGATTAGATCCATTATTGCATCAAGTGACATTTTATGAGAGTGCAGCAGATAGAACCGCTGGACAGAATGTATTGAGTAATAGTTTTACTACGACACAAAATCCGCAACGCATATATGTGAGAGTAACAGAAACGAGTACCTCTTGTTTTAATGATGTAGATTATCAAATTACGGTAAGGCCTAGACCTGTTTTACAAAGTCAGGACGACATTATAGTGTGTGTAGATGCTGTGGTGCCTACCACCATTAGTGTCGCTGCCGGATTTGATTTTTATGAATGGAATACTGGTGAAATGGGCGCAACGACTAATAGTATTAATATCAATCAACCTGGTGATTATACGGTTACAGTGACTAATAACTTTGGGTGTGAGAGTTCTTTAACCATTACAGCATTACCATCTGACGTTGCAACTATAGATGAAATCATCACTCAAGACTTCAGAAGTGGCGATAATACCGCTCAATTCATTGTTTCTGGACCTGGCGATTATGAATTTTCAGTTGACAATGGTCCTTTTCAAGATTCAAATTTCTTCAACGGTCTATATAAAGGCTTTCACACGGTAAGAATAAGAGATAAGAATGGATGTGGAACGATTACTGAAGAGTTTGCTGTATTAGATTATCAACGTTTTTTCACACCTAATGGAGACGGTTTTCATGATTTCTGGACACTGGATGGGCTAACAGATTATCCCAATGCTATCGTTTTTATATACGATAGGTATGGGAAGTTGTTACATCAAATGGCTCCAGATGGCATCGGTTGGGACGGCACTTTTATCAATGCTCCTATGCCATCTAGCACATATTGGTTCACAATTAAAATCGACGGTAAACCACTTGTAAAAGGATATTTTGCATTAAAGAGATAA
- a CDS encoding aminotransferase class V-fold PLP-dependent enzyme, whose amino-acid sequence MHKIRSQYSILEKYTYLNTANHGLISQELIDYRINEMEKMRDQASLYTNNRNDFIDEVRTAIAQFVDATIENTAVIPNFSTGFNTLIEGIDKLSTFLLLDGDYPSVNWPVETRGFNCVYASINENLESNILEACKLHQPDFFCFSVVQYISGIKIDLDFVKQLKNQFPNLIIIGDLTQYVGTERFLFRESGLDIILASCYKWLNAGDGNAFICVKEHVKEFIKPNRIGYRSTKNVINAIPEFIGRFEPGHQDMIAFGSLKLALEVALKIGLDKIQTELQHWSEIAKAEFESRDLLDEAVVKRKQHSTIFNIKGSHDLYNKLLDHGVVTSLRGNGIRVSFSYFNDDKDLARLLEVLDL is encoded by the coding sequence ATGCATAAAATAAGATCTCAGTATTCCATTCTTGAAAAATACACCTATCTCAATACGGCAAACCATGGCTTAATTTCTCAAGAATTGATTGATTACAGAATTAATGAAATGGAAAAAATGCGAGATCAGGCCAGTCTTTACACTAACAATAGAAACGATTTTATAGATGAAGTGAGGACAGCTATTGCGCAATTTGTAGATGCAACGATAGAAAACACAGCAGTGATTCCTAATTTCTCTACAGGATTTAATACGTTGATAGAAGGAATTGATAAGCTGTCTACATTTTTATTACTAGATGGTGATTACCCATCTGTAAACTGGCCAGTGGAGACTCGCGGTTTTAATTGTGTTTATGCTAGTATTAATGAAAACCTAGAATCTAATATTCTTGAAGCTTGCAAACTGCATCAACCTGATTTTTTCTGCTTTTCGGTTGTGCAATATATTTCTGGAATTAAAATTGACTTAGATTTTGTAAAACAGCTCAAAAATCAGTTCCCAAATCTTATAATTATAGGCGATTTAACTCAATATGTAGGGACTGAGCGATTCCTCTTTCGCGAAAGCGGACTAGATATCATCCTAGCAAGTTGTTATAAGTGGTTAAATGCAGGTGATGGAAATGCGTTTATTTGTGTTAAAGAACATGTTAAAGAGTTTATTAAACCTAATAGGATAGGTTATCGTAGTACTAAAAATGTAATAAATGCAATACCTGAGTTTATAGGCAGATTTGAGCCTGGGCATCAAGATATGATCGCTTTTGGTAGTTTGAAACTAGCGCTGGAAGTCGCTTTGAAAATAGGTCTAGATAAAATACAAACCGAACTGCAACACTGGTCTGAAATTGCTAAGGCCGAATTTGAAAGTCGAGATTTATTAGATGAGGCAGTAGTAAAGAGAAAACAACATTCCACCATTTTTAATATTAAAGGAAGTCATGATTTATATAATAAGCTCTTAGATCATGGGGTTGTCACCTCGTTAAGAGGTAATGGGATAAGAGTTAGTTTTTCTTATTTTAATGACGACAAAGATCTCGCTAGACTTCTAGAAGTCTTAGATTTGTAG
- a CDS encoding dihydrofolate reductase, with amino-acid sequence MNIKVRHMFGRKKKETPAIDPVQKEMIENAQRRIKEKRGLFTHFVVFLVGAVGLIIISQVLMQQEPMRILNVEWWIWVLFAWLLFLIYHAFKVFITNRLLGPGWEKRQYERLVQKQKDRIAQIEEKVTKSNPLPETKIINTPVSKKRVITMIAAAGANNELGKDGDLVWHLPDDFKRFKSLTTGHHIIMGRKTFESFPKPLPNRTHIILTRDTNYKTDGGIIVHDLSTALAAASSDEEPFIIGGGEIYKLGLDIADRIELTRVHGSFDVDTYFPEFDEKQWKLIRTEHHPVDEKHKFAFDFETWERI; translated from the coding sequence TTGAATATAAAAGTACGTCATATGTTCGGTAGAAAGAAAAAAGAAACGCCTGCGATTGATCCTGTTCAAAAGGAAATGATTGAAAATGCACAGCGTCGCATTAAAGAAAAACGCGGTTTATTTACACATTTTGTTGTTTTTCTAGTTGGTGCAGTAGGTTTGATTATCATCAGTCAGGTATTAATGCAACAAGAGCCCATGCGTATTCTTAATGTAGAATGGTGGATTTGGGTCTTATTTGCGTGGTTGCTTTTTTTAATCTACCATGCCTTTAAGGTGTTTATTACTAACAGACTACTAGGTCCAGGATGGGAAAAACGTCAGTATGAAAGGTTGGTTCAAAAACAAAAAGATCGCATTGCTCAAATAGAAGAAAAAGTAACTAAATCAAATCCTTTACCAGAAACTAAAATTATAAATACACCTGTTTCTAAAAAACGTGTTATTACCATGATAGCTGCTGCTGGAGCAAACAACGAGTTAGGTAAAGACGGCGATCTCGTATGGCACTTACCAGATGATTTTAAACGTTTTAAATCCCTCACAACTGGACATCACATTATAATGGGTCGTAAAACCTTTGAAAGTTTTCCTAAACCGCTTCCTAATCGTACACATATCATACTCACTAGAGATACTAATTATAAAACTGATGGCGGAATCATAGTACATGATTTATCTACAGCACTGGCAGCGGCATCTAGTGATGAAGAACCTTTTATTATAGGTGGTGGAGAGATTTATAAACTAGGACTTGATATAGCTGACCGTATTGAACTTACTAGAGTTCATGGTAGTTTTGATGTCGATACTTATTTTCCAGAGTTTGATGAAAAACAGTGGAAGCTTATACGCACAGAACATCATCCTGTAGATGAAAAACATAAGTTTGCATTTGACTTTGAAACATGGGAGCGCATATAA
- the fabD gene encoding ACP S-malonyltransferase, protein MKAYVFPGQGAQFTGMGKDLYDQFPEAKALFNKADEILGFEISKIMFEGTAEELKETKVTQPAIFLHSVILAKMMGDSFQPEMVAGHSLGELSALTAVGTLSFEDGLKIVSKRALAMQAACEHQSSTMAAILGLDDAVVEDVCKSIDGVVVAANYNCPGQLVISGATKAVEEACEALKEKGAKRALMLPVGGAFHSPLMEPAREELAAAIEATEFEAPSCPVYQNVTTLGTTAVDEIKTNLIYQLTGPVKWTQSVQNMIADGATEFIEVGPGRALQGMIKKIDREANVSAGVVA, encoded by the coding sequence ATGAAAGCATATGTTTTTCCAGGTCAAGGAGCCCAATTCACAGGAATGGGTAAAGACTTATATGATCAATTTCCAGAAGCAAAAGCACTTTTTAATAAAGCCGATGAAATCTTAGGATTTGAGATTTCCAAAATCATGTTTGAAGGAACTGCTGAGGAACTGAAGGAAACCAAAGTAACCCAACCAGCTATCTTTTTACATTCTGTAATTCTTGCAAAAATGATGGGTGACTCTTTCCAACCAGAAATGGTTGCAGGTCATTCACTAGGTGAATTAAGTGCACTTACTGCAGTAGGAACCCTAAGTTTTGAAGATGGATTAAAGATTGTTTCTAAACGTGCTCTTGCAATGCAAGCCGCGTGCGAACATCAATCGAGTACCATGGCAGCAATTTTAGGATTAGACGATGCAGTAGTAGAAGATGTATGTAAAAGCATAGATGGTGTTGTCGTTGCAGCTAACTATAACTGCCCAGGACAACTTGTAATATCTGGTGCTACTAAAGCGGTAGAAGAAGCTTGCGAAGCTTTAAAAGAAAAAGGTGCAAAACGCGCCCTAATGTTACCAGTAGGTGGAGCGTTCCATTCACCATTAATGGAACCGGCACGTGAAGAACTTGCGGCAGCTATAGAAGCTACAGAGTTTGAAGCTCCTTCATGCCCGGTATATCAAAACGTAACTACGCTAGGTACAACAGCAGTAGATGAAATTAAGACAAATCTTATTTATCAACTTACTGGTCCTGTAAAATGGACACAATCTGTTCAAAATATGATTGCCGATGGTGCTACTGAATTTATAGAAGTTGGGCCAGGAAGAGCATTGCAGGGAATGATTAAAAAGATTGATCGTGAGGCAAATGTGAGTGCTGGTGTAGTAGCTTAG
- the odhB gene encoding 2-oxoglutarate dehydrogenase complex dihydrolipoyllysine-residue succinyltransferase has product MALEMKVPSPGESITEVEIAEWLVATGDWVEKDQAIAEVDSDKATLELPAEASGIITLMAEEGDAVAVGAVVCLIDTEAANPNGGSQEVENAPSSMGGGDEGGNNSDVAVEMKKDAPADKSANSEKAPQPAQAKETYASGTASPAAKKILDEKGVDAKSVSGTGRDGRITKDDAVNAKPSMGTPGAGSRGESRTKLSMLRRKVAERLVSVKNDTAMLTTFNEVDMKPIFDLRKEYKEDFKAKHGVGLGFMSFFTKAVTRALELYPAVNSMIDGKEMVSFDYKDISIAVSGPKGLMVPVIRNAENLSFRGVEAEVKRLALRARDGDITVDEMTGGTFTITNGGVFGSMMSTPIINPPQSAILGMHNIIERPVVVDGNIVARPMMYLAVSYDHRIIDGKESVGFLVAIKEALEDPINLLMDGDVKKALEM; this is encoded by the coding sequence ATGGCTCTAGAAATGAAAGTGCCTTCACCAGGCGAGTCGATTACAGAAGTAGAAATAGCAGAATGGCTAGTTGCCACTGGCGATTGGGTTGAAAAAGACCAAGCAATTGCCGAGGTAGATAGCGATAAAGCAACACTTGAATTACCTGCAGAGGCTAGCGGTATTATTACCCTTATGGCCGAAGAAGGTGATGCCGTTGCTGTAGGAGCCGTAGTCTGTCTAATTGATACCGAGGCTGCAAATCCTAATGGTGGCTCTCAAGAAGTTGAGAACGCACCATCTAGTATGGGCGGTGGCGATGAAGGAGGAAACAATAGCGACGTAGCTGTAGAAATGAAAAAGGATGCACCGGCTGATAAGTCTGCAAACTCTGAAAAAGCTCCACAACCTGCACAAGCTAAAGAAACTTATGCTAGCGGTACGGCAAGTCCTGCTGCAAAAAAGATTCTAGATGAAAAAGGTGTCGATGCAAAGTCTGTTTCTGGAACTGGTCGCGATGGTCGTATAACTAAAGACGATGCTGTAAATGCAAAACCATCTATGGGAACGCCAGGAGCTGGATCACGTGGTGAATCCCGTACTAAACTTTCTATGTTGCGTAGAAAAGTTGCAGAACGTCTAGTAAGCGTTAAGAACGACACAGCGATGTTGACTACTTTTAATGAGGTAGACATGAAGCCTATCTTTGACTTACGAAAAGAATACAAGGAAGACTTTAAAGCAAAGCATGGTGTAGGATTAGGATTTATGTCCTTCTTTACTAAAGCGGTTACTAGAGCACTAGAACTATACCCAGCGGTAAACTCTATGATTGACGGTAAGGAAATGGTTTCTTTTGATTATAAAGATATTTCTATTGCTGTATCAGGTCCTAAAGGATTAATGGTACCGGTAATAAGAAATGCAGAGAACTTATCTTTTAGAGGTGTAGAAGCTGAGGTAAAAAGATTAGCACTAAGAGCACGTGATGGAGACATCACAGTAGACGAAATGACTGGCGGTACCTTTACCATTACAAATGGTGGAGTCTTCGGTAGTATGATGAGTACACCTATTATCAATCCACCACAGAGTGCGATTCTAGGAATGCACAACATTATCGAGCGTCCAGTAGTCGTAGATGGAAATATTGTTGCAAGACCTATGATGTATCTAGCCGTTTCTTATGACCACAGAATCATTGATGGTAAAGAATCTGTAGGTTTCTTAGTAGCAATTAAAGAAGCACTAGAAGATCCTATCAATTTATTAATGGATGGCGATGTGAAGAAAGCACTAGAAATGTAA
- a CDS encoding 2-oxoglutarate dehydrogenase E1 component — MDKFSFLNAAHTAYFAQLYDEYLINPDRVEPSWRAFFQGFDFGMESAHEGDFEMDQAAAPVAIPAHVQKEFQVVKLIDAYRSRGHLFTKTNPVRDRRTYEPTLDLVNFGLSDADLNIEFDSGELVGLGKTSLKNIVAHLKQVYCESIGVEYMYIRKPAEVKWIQNWLHKNNNHPSFSKDDKLQILKKLNEAVSFESFLHTKYVGQKRFSLEGNESLIPALDSLVENAANKGVNHFVLGMAHRGRLNVLTNIFGKPVTDIFSEFDGKDYEQDIFDGDVKYHLGYTSKRKTDSGKDININIVPNPSHLETVGAVVEGITRAKQDMHSPEDFSKVLPIVLHGDAAIAGQGIVYEVVQMAQLDAYKTAGTIHMVVNNQVGFTTNYLDARSSTYCTDIAKVTLSPVLHVNADDAEAVVHAMNFALDYRMEFGRDVFIDLLGYRKYGHNEGDEPMFTQPQLYKAIKKHENPRDIYADRLLKEGVIDKNTVEKFETTYKNELEEQLASSREKENTIITPFMQDEWQGFEQATEVEMMKKVETGVDRKTLEKITATISKLPEDENFFRKIKKLIQDRRKMFDADKLDWAMGEHLAYGSLMMEGYNVRMSGQDVERGTFSHRHAVVKSENSEKEFILHNHIDGVKGKMEIYNSHLSEYGVVGFEYGYALAQPQTLTIWEAQFGDFSNGAQIMMDQYISAGEDKWKNQNGLVKLLPHGYEGQGAEHSSARIERYLQLCAKDNMFMANCTTPANMFHLLRRQMLVNYRKPLVVFTPKSLLRYPKAVSAVDELVNGHFQEVIDVDGDAFAKAETLVFVSGKFYYDLLEYREENNRTDVALVRLEQLFPLPIEQIQEVIKKYGSKDVVWAQEEPRNMGAYAHLMLHMPETRNWRVCSRNMYAAPASGSSTRSKARQARIIEDVFNTNK, encoded by the coding sequence ATGGATAAGTTTTCATTTCTGAACGCCGCACATACCGCGTACTTCGCACAACTTTACGACGAATATTTAATCAATCCAGATAGAGTAGAGCCGTCTTGGCGAGCTTTCTTTCAAGGTTTCGACTTTGGGATGGAAAGTGCCCATGAAGGTGATTTTGAGATGGATCAGGCCGCAGCACCAGTTGCGATTCCTGCTCACGTTCAAAAAGAATTTCAGGTTGTTAAATTAATAGATGCTTACCGCAGTCGTGGTCATTTATTTACCAAGACTAATCCTGTAAGAGATCGCCGTACTTATGAGCCTACACTCGATTTAGTCAACTTTGGTCTGTCAGATGCAGATTTGAATATTGAATTTGATAGTGGTGAGTTAGTAGGCTTAGGTAAAACTAGTCTCAAAAATATTGTCGCTCACTTAAAACAAGTATACTGCGAGAGTATAGGTGTAGAGTATATGTATATACGTAAGCCTGCAGAGGTAAAGTGGATACAAAACTGGTTACATAAGAATAATAATCACCCTAGTTTTTCTAAGGATGATAAATTGCAAATTCTTAAGAAATTAAATGAAGCTGTTTCATTTGAATCTTTCTTACACACAAAATATGTTGGTCAGAAACGTTTTTCTCTTGAAGGAAATGAGTCTTTAATTCCTGCACTTGATTCTTTAGTGGAAAATGCTGCAAATAAAGGTGTTAATCACTTTGTGCTAGGAATGGCACACCGTGGTAGATTAAATGTGCTAACTAATATCTTTGGTAAGCCCGTAACTGATATCTTTTCTGAATTTGATGGAAAAGATTATGAACAAGATATTTTTGATGGTGATGTAAAATATCACCTAGGTTATACTAGTAAACGTAAGACCGATAGTGGTAAGGATATCAATATAAATATTGTGCCTAACCCATCTCACCTTGAGACTGTAGGAGCTGTTGTAGAAGGAATAACACGTGCAAAGCAGGACATGCATTCTCCAGAAGATTTTTCAAAAGTATTACCTATCGTATTACACGGTGATGCGGCAATCGCTGGTCAAGGTATTGTATATGAAGTAGTGCAAATGGCACAACTTGATGCTTATAAAACTGCTGGTACCATTCATATGGTGGTTAATAACCAGGTAGGTTTTACAACTAATTATCTAGACGCTCGTTCTTCAACCTATTGTACAGACATCGCAAAAGTGACCTTATCACCAGTACTTCATGTTAATGCAGATGATGCTGAGGCTGTCGTACATGCGATGAACTTTGCTCTAGATTACCGCATGGAATTTGGTCGTGATGTATTTATAGACCTTTTAGGATATAGAAAATACGGACATAATGAAGGTGATGAACCTATGTTCACACAGCCTCAATTATATAAAGCGATTAAGAAGCATGAAAATCCGCGTGATATTTATGCTGATAGACTTCTTAAAGAAGGTGTTATTGATAAGAACACTGTAGAGAAGTTTGAGACTACTTATAAAAACGAACTTGAAGAACAACTTGCCAGTTCTCGTGAAAAAGAAAACACCATCATCACACCATTTATGCAAGATGAATGGCAAGGTTTTGAACAAGCCACTGAGGTGGAGATGATGAAAAAGGTGGAGACAGGTGTAGACCGCAAAACCTTAGAAAAAATTACGGCAACGATTTCTAAACTTCCTGAAGATGAAAATTTCTTTAGAAAAATTAAAAAGTTGATTCAAGACCGTCGCAAAATGTTTGATGCAGATAAACTAGATTGGGCAATGGGAGAACACCTGGCCTATGGTAGTTTAATGATGGAAGGTTATAATGTGCGTATGAGTGGACAAGATGTAGAGCGTGGAACGTTCTCGCACCGTCATGCCGTAGTGAAATCAGAGAATAGTGAAAAGGAATTTATCCTTCACAACCACATCGATGGAGTAAAAGGGAAGATGGAAATCTATAATTCGCACCTTTCAGAATATGGTGTGGTAGGGTTTGAATATGGCTATGCACTAGCACAACCTCAAACACTTACTATCTGGGAAGCACAATTTGGTGATTTTTCAAATGGAGCACAAATAATGATGGATCAGTACATCAGTGCTGGTGAGGATAAATGGAAGAATCAAAACGGTCTGGTTAAATTATTACCACACGGTTATGAAGGTCAAGGAGCTGAGCACTCAAGTGCTAGAATAGAGCGATACCTACAGTTATGTGCTAAGGATAATATGTTTATGGCAAACTGTACAACGCCAGCAAATATGTTCCATTTACTACGTCGTCAGATGTTGGTGAATTATCGCAAACCATTAGTCGTGTTTACACCTAAGTCTTTGTTGCGTTATCCAAAAGCGGTAAGTGCAGTAGATGAGTTAGTAAACGGGCATTTTCAAGAAGTAATAGATGTTGATGGAGACGCTTTCGCGAAAGCAGAAACACTAGTATTCGTATCTGGTAAGTTCTATTATGATTTACTAGAATATAGAGAAGAAAATAATCGCACAGACGTTGCTCTGGTAAGATTAGAACAATTGTTCCCTTTACCAATTGAGCAAATACAAGAAGTGATCAAAAAATATGGTTCTAAAGATGTCGTATGGGCACAAGAAGAACCTAGAAATATGGGTGCTTATGCACATCTTATGTTACACATGCCAGAGACTAGAAACTGGCGCGTGTGCTCAAGAAACATGTATGCAGCACCAGCCTCAGGTAGTTCAACACGATCTAAGGCAAGACAAGCAAGAATAATAGAAGACGTATTTAATACCAACAAATAA
- a CDS encoding alpha-ketoglutarate decarboxylase codes for MKNTSTLSITIFLVCSLFFYQSNGQQNIEGSNFWNNVRFGGNVGANFGNNFTSILIAPQAIYQVNNTVGLGVGLNYSYSERDLNRFDDFKSTVAGGSLIAIASPIDYLQVSADFEYLNVNRNFADASFDDNYWIPALFLGAGYRQGNFVIGARYDVLYDNERSIYNNGIQPFVRVLF; via the coding sequence ATGAAAAACACATCTACCCTATCAATTACGATATTCTTAGTTTGCAGCCTATTTTTTTACCAATCTAATGGCCAACAAAATATAGAAGGCTCTAATTTTTGGAATAATGTAAGATTTGGAGGAAACGTAGGTGCCAACTTTGGTAATAATTTTACATCAATTTTAATTGCTCCACAGGCTATTTATCAAGTAAACAATACGGTAGGACTAGGTGTAGGTCTCAATTATAGTTACTCTGAAAGAGATTTAAACAGATTTGATGATTTTAAATCAACGGTGGCTGGTGGTAGCTTGATTGCTATCGCATCTCCTATAGACTATCTACAAGTTAGTGCTGATTTTGAATATCTAAATGTAAATAGAAACTTTGCAGATGCTAGTTTTGATGATAATTACTGGATTCCGGCATTGTTTTTAGGCGCAGGTTATCGACAAGGCAACTTTGTGATAGGTGCTCGATATGATGTCCTATATGATAATGAGCGCAGTATTTATAATAATGGGATTCAACCTTTTGTGAGAGTATTGTTTTAA
- a CDS encoding polyprenyl synthetase family protein: MNEMSQLRTVFLEALTSRVTAKEPASLYDPVHYILQLGGKRLRPLLTLMSSQMYGAPVEKAMDAAIAIEVFHNFTLLHDDIMDAADLRRGKETVHVKWDVNTGILSGDAMLIMAYQLFNSYDPETFYELNQVFSKTALEVCEGQQYDVDFETRDDVTIPEYINMIKLKTSVLVGCALQMGAIIAGVDQKEQQLIYDYGINLGLSFQLMDDYLDAFGDPETFGKEVGGDIRENKKTYLYLKSLEDEGCATELKEWFAMDYQKMNEEQIETKKETVKVFFEESGGAVATLDAIKEYTNKALNIIEQLAISNDSKKQLTAFSLDLMSRVS, encoded by the coding sequence ATGAATGAAATGTCCCAATTAAGAACTGTTTTTCTAGAGGCGTTAACATCTAGAGTTACCGCAAAAGAACCTGCATCATTATATGATCCAGTACACTATATATTACAATTAGGTGGTAAGCGGCTGCGACCACTATTGACTCTTATGAGTTCACAGATGTATGGTGCACCGGTAGAAAAAGCTATGGATGCTGCTATTGCGATAGAGGTATTTCACAACTTTACTTTATTGCATGATGATATTATGGATGCTGCAGACTTGCGTCGTGGTAAGGAAACGGTACATGTCAAATGGGATGTAAATACAGGTATTTTATCTGGTGACGCAATGCTAATCATGGCTTATCAGTTATTTAATTCTTATGATCCTGAAACTTTTTATGAGTTGAATCAAGTGTTTTCTAAAACGGCTCTTGAAGTCTGTGAAGGACAGCAATATGATGTAGACTTTGAAACTCGAGACGATGTAACAATACCAGAATACATCAACATGATTAAATTAAAAACTTCTGTCCTGGTAGGTTGCGCATTACAAATGGGAGCGATTATCGCTGGAGTCGATCAAAAGGAGCAACAACTTATTTATGATTATGGAATTAATTTGGGGCTTTCCTTTCAATTAATGGATGATTATCTAGACGCGTTTGGAGATCCAGAAACCTTTGGTAAGGAAGTAGGTGGTGATATAAGAGAGAACAAAAAGACCTATTTGTATCTTAAGAGTCTTGAAGATGAAGGTTGCGCTACTGAGCTTAAAGAATGGTTTGCTATGGATTATCAAAAGATGAATGAAGAGCAAATAGAAACAAAGAAAGAAACGGTAAAAGTATTTTTTGAAGAAAGCGGTGGTGCTGTCGCAACCCTAGATGCTATTAAAGAATACACAAATAAGGCACTTAACATTATTGAACAACTGGCTATAAGTAATGATTCTAAAAAACAGCTTACTGCTTTTTCACTTGATTTAATGAGTCGTGTTAGTTAA